In Anaeromyxobacter diazotrophicus, a genomic segment contains:
- the bioD gene encoding dethiobiotin synthase, producing the protein MRGLFVTATDTGVGKTEVACGLVRGHRARGLDVAAMKPAQSGHEPGEASDAERLRAAAGDLDPAELVCPYTFAAPLAPAVAARVEGKSVSLPRILEAARALGARHAALVVEGAGGLMTPLTDRETYADLAVALGLPVLVVARAGLGTVNHVALTCEALRARGLAVYGIVLNRASARADPSEPYNPAEIERLTGCRVLASLPFVPDAAERARRLSSDLAIKVQF; encoded by the coding sequence GTGAGAGGCCTCTTCGTCACCGCGACCGACACCGGCGTCGGCAAGACCGAGGTCGCCTGCGGGCTCGTCCGCGGGCACCGCGCGCGCGGGCTCGACGTCGCCGCGATGAAGCCGGCGCAGTCCGGGCACGAGCCGGGCGAGGCCTCCGACGCGGAGCGGCTCCGGGCCGCCGCGGGAGACCTCGACCCGGCCGAGCTCGTCTGCCCGTACACCTTCGCCGCGCCGCTCGCGCCGGCGGTGGCGGCGCGGGTGGAGGGGAAGAGCGTCTCGCTGCCGCGCATCCTGGAGGCGGCCCGGGCGCTCGGCGCGCGCCACGCCGCCCTGGTGGTGGAGGGGGCGGGCGGGCTCATGACCCCCCTCACCGATCGTGAGACGTACGCCGACCTGGCGGTGGCGCTGGGCCTGCCGGTGCTGGTGGTCGCCCGGGCGGGGCTCGGCACGGTGAACCACGTCGCGCTCACCTGCGAGGCGCTCCGCGCGCGCGGCCTCGCCGTGTACGGGATCGTGCTCAACCGCGCGAGCGCGAGGGCCGATCCGTCCGAGCCGTACAACCCGGCCGAGATCGAGCGCCTCACCGGCTGCCGCGTGCTGGCCTCGCTCCCCTTCGTCCCGGACGCGGCGGAGCGCGCGCGACGGCTCTCATCCGATCTGGCGATCAAAGTCCAGTTCTAG
- a CDS encoding FmdB family zinc ribbon protein: MPVYEFYCRRCEQPFTAEMHVAEHEASVVECPECHRKEDVEKRLSTFTAVTSHKSAHL, encoded by the coding sequence ATGCCGGTCTACGAGTTCTACTGTCGGCGCTGTGAGCAGCCGTTCACGGCGGAGATGCACGTGGCGGAGCACGAGGCCTCCGTCGTGGAGTGCCCGGAGTGCCACCGGAAGGAGGACGTCGAGAAGCGGCTCTCGACGTTCACCGCGGTGACGAGCCACAAGTCGGCGCACCTCTGA
- a CDS encoding DUF1844 domain-containing protein → MADEKKPAPIDFYTFCVSLGSSAFVHMGDAPHPETGEAHANLVLAQQTIDILGMLQDKTKGNLTEEEARFLDNLLDDLRLRYVTKASGKG, encoded by the coding sequence ATGGCCGACGAGAAGAAGCCCGCGCCCATCGACTTCTACACGTTCTGCGTCTCGCTCGGCTCGTCCGCCTTCGTGCACATGGGCGACGCGCCGCACCCGGAGACGGGCGAGGCGCACGCGAACCTGGTCCTCGCGCAGCAGACCATCGACATCCTGGGCATGCTGCAGGACAAGACGAAGGGGAACCTCACCGAGGAGGAGGCGCGCTTCCTCGACAACCTCCTCGACGATCTCCGCCTGCGTTACGTCACCAAGGCGAGCGGCAAGGGCTAG
- a CDS encoding trypsin-like peptidase domain-containing protein, with translation MPASRPRARSLALALLAALQAAPEPAAASALPPAGPTRLADRRTPVVAAVEKVRGAVVNVATEELVRIREPSRGGDSMAELLFGDLFERPRYRRGYQVTSLGSGVIVAPEGYVLTNNHVVERGVRFRVQLLDGRELGAKVVGTDPSSDLAVLKLETKERMPFVAPGRSDDLLIGETVIAIGNPFGLANTVTTGVVSAVHRNFKAGDRTLFDFVQTDASINPGNSGGPLLNIEGQLIGVNTAILGERSAGIGFAIPIDRARRVAEDLIQHGEVREGYTGVEVQDLAAAGDGAPKKGPRGVQVASVEPGSPAAQAGFRKGDVLDAVDGQPVESAEEYRFRVRELPIGGAARVEVLRGKERLELALRAVELSPERLEELVARRTGIQLGEARAQGQRYVVAKAIRRGSPAARVGMATGDVIREVNSREVSSVAEFRKLAAKARRSGQLVLLVQRGYAAERIAFDLD, from the coding sequence GTGCCCGCGAGCCGCCCCCGCGCGCGGTCGCTCGCCCTCGCCCTCCTCGCCGCGCTCCAGGCCGCGCCGGAACCGGCCGCGGCCTCCGCGCTCCCCCCCGCCGGCCCCACCCGCCTTGCCGACCGGCGCACGCCGGTGGTGGCGGCGGTGGAGAAGGTGCGCGGCGCCGTCGTCAACGTCGCCACCGAGGAGCTGGTCCGCATCCGCGAGCCGTCGCGCGGCGGCGACTCGATGGCGGAGCTGCTCTTCGGCGACCTCTTCGAGCGGCCGCGCTACCGCCGCGGCTACCAGGTGACCTCGCTCGGCTCGGGCGTGATCGTCGCGCCTGAGGGGTACGTCCTCACCAACAACCACGTGGTGGAGCGCGGGGTGCGCTTCCGGGTGCAGCTCCTCGACGGGCGCGAGCTCGGCGCCAAGGTGGTCGGCACCGATCCCTCCTCCGACCTGGCGGTGCTGAAGCTCGAGACGAAGGAGCGGATGCCGTTCGTCGCGCCGGGCCGCTCGGACGACCTCCTCATCGGCGAGACCGTCATCGCCATCGGCAACCCCTTCGGCCTCGCCAACACCGTCACCACCGGCGTGGTCTCGGCGGTGCACCGCAACTTCAAGGCGGGCGACCGGACGCTGTTCGACTTCGTCCAGACCGACGCCTCGATCAACCCGGGCAACTCGGGCGGGCCGCTCCTCAACATCGAGGGGCAGCTCATCGGCGTGAACACCGCCATCCTGGGCGAGCGGAGCGCCGGCATCGGCTTCGCCATCCCCATCGACCGCGCGCGCCGCGTGGCGGAGGACCTCATCCAGCACGGCGAGGTGCGCGAGGGGTACACCGGCGTCGAGGTGCAGGACCTCGCCGCCGCCGGCGACGGCGCGCCGAAGAAGGGGCCGCGCGGTGTGCAGGTGGCGTCGGTCGAGCCGGGCTCGCCGGCGGCGCAGGCCGGGTTCCGCAAGGGCGACGTGCTCGACGCGGTGGACGGCCAGCCGGTGGAGAGCGCCGAGGAGTACCGCTTCCGCGTGCGCGAGCTGCCCATCGGCGGCGCCGCCCGGGTCGAGGTCCTGCGCGGCAAGGAGCGGCTCGAGCTCGCGCTGCGGGCGGTCGAGCTCTCCCCCGAGCGGCTCGAGGAGCTCGTGGCGCGCCGCACCGGGATCCAGCTCGGGGAGGCGCGCGCCCAGGGCCAACGCTATGTGGTGGCCAAGGCGATCCGCCGCGGCAGCCCGGCGGCGCGGGTGGGGATGGCCACCGGCGACGTCATCCGCGAGGTGAACAGCCGCGAGGTGTCGAGCGTGGCCGAGTTCCGCAAGCTCGCCGCCAAGGCGCGCCGCTCCGGGCAGCTCGTGCTGCTCGTGCAGCGCGGCTACGCCGCCGAGCGCATCGCGTTCGATCTCGACTAG
- a CDS encoding thiamine phosphate synthase has translation MEDDPRRARAARLARLRGLYAIVGDDDPAGRAAAAVAGGAAVVQVRMKRAPAGEVLAATRRIVALAAGRALVLVNDRPDLALLSGADGVHLGEDDLPVADARRLLGEALLVGRTARTVDDARAALAAGADHVGYGPVFPSLTKPLDVAPRGLEALAATCAAVPAPVVAISGITLENVAAVARAGAAAAAVIGDLFDRGEPRARAEALAAAFARGARGAVR, from the coding sequence ATGGAAGACGACCCGCGCCGCGCTCGCGCGGCCCGCCTGGCCCGCCTGCGCGGGCTCTACGCCATCGTCGGCGACGACGACCCGGCCGGCCGCGCCGCCGCGGCCGTGGCGGGCGGCGCGGCGGTGGTCCAGGTGAGGATGAAGCGCGCCCCGGCCGGCGAGGTGCTCGCGGCCACCCGCCGGATCGTGGCGCTCGCCGCCGGCCGCGCGCTGGTGCTCGTGAACGACCGCCCCGATCTGGCGCTCCTCTCCGGCGCCGACGGGGTGCACCTCGGCGAGGACGACCTGCCGGTGGCCGACGCGCGCCGGCTGCTCGGCGAGGCGCTCCTCGTCGGCCGCACCGCGCGCACCGTCGACGACGCGCGCGCCGCCCTCGCCGCCGGCGCCGACCACGTCGGCTACGGGCCCGTCTTCCCCAGCCTGACGAAGCCGCTCGACGTGGCGCCGCGCGGCCTCGAGGCGCTCGCCGCCACCTGCGCGGCGGTGCCAGCCCCGGTGGTCGCCATCAGCGGCATCACGCTCGAGAACGTGGCGGCGGTGGCGCGCGCCGGCGCGGCCGCGGCGGCCGTGATCGGCGACCTCTTCGACCGCGGCGAGCCGCGCGCGCGGGCGGAGGCGCTGGCCGCGGCCTTCGCGCGTGGGGCGCGGGGGGCGGTCCGGTGA
- a CDS encoding gamma-glutamyl-gamma-aminobutyrate hydrolase family protein translates to MRRPRIGVTLDLDEARGEYRLGRAYADAVLRAGGLPVPLPYGEEAGGAYLALCEGLVVTGGAFDIPPERYGEARRPGCGPEKPERTACEWALCEAALAGRIPLLGICGGMQLLDVVRGGALHQDLVQDAGLGGHEQPPPRDVPHHRVAIAPGTLLARLAGPEPLSVNSSHHQAVRTPGAGVLVSARADDGVVEAIELPDLPFALGVQWHPERLAASDPRQAAIFRGLVQAAEDLRR, encoded by the coding sequence GTGAGGCGCCCCCGCATCGGCGTCACGCTCGACCTCGACGAGGCGCGCGGCGAGTACCGGCTCGGGCGCGCCTACGCCGACGCGGTGCTGCGGGCGGGCGGGCTGCCCGTGCCGCTCCCGTACGGCGAGGAGGCCGGCGGCGCCTACCTGGCCCTGTGCGAGGGGCTCGTCGTGACGGGCGGCGCCTTCGACATCCCCCCGGAGCGGTACGGCGAGGCGCGGCGGCCGGGCTGCGGGCCCGAGAAGCCGGAGCGGACCGCCTGCGAGTGGGCGCTGTGCGAGGCGGCGCTGGCCGGCCGCATCCCGCTCCTCGGCATCTGCGGGGGGATGCAGCTCCTCGACGTGGTGCGCGGCGGCGCGCTCCACCAGGACCTCGTGCAGGACGCCGGGCTCGGCGGCCACGAGCAGCCGCCGCCGCGCGACGTGCCGCACCACCGCGTGGCGATCGCGCCCGGGACCCTGCTCGCCCGGCTGGCCGGCCCGGAGCCGCTGTCCGTGAACTCGAGCCACCACCAGGCGGTACGCACCCCCGGCGCCGGCGTGCTCGTCTCGGCGCGGGCGGACGACGGGGTGGTGGAGGCGATCGAGCTGCCCGATCTGCCCTTCGCGCTGGGCGTGCAGTGGCACCCGGAGCGGCTCGCCGCCTCCGACCCGCGCCAGGCGGCGATCTTCCGCGGGCTGGTCCAGGCGGCCGAGGACCTCCGCCGGTGA
- a CDS encoding bifunctional hydroxymethylpyrimidine kinase/phosphomethylpyrimidine kinase: MRRGGAAARVLVLAGLDPSGGAGLAADVEALLAVGARALPCATALTVQGAGGAYGAEAVPAPLVRAQVEGLLAGRGVPVKAVKTGMLATAEIAAAVAELLATGRLARAPLVVDPVLAASSGLALFDAGGASPAEALAPLLRRAAVVTPNWPELEALCGAALDGDDAAVEAARGLGARAVLVKGGHRPGPPVDLLVTQRAVLRLAGRRRPGTARGTGCRLASALAGLLAQGASLPEAARGAKRVVERYLDRVR, translated from the coding sequence GTGAGGCGCGGCGGCGCGGCCGCGCGCGTGCTGGTGCTGGCCGGCCTCGACCCGAGCGGCGGCGCCGGGCTCGCCGCCGACGTCGAGGCGCTGCTGGCGGTGGGGGCACGGGCGCTGCCGTGCGCGACCGCGCTCACCGTGCAGGGCGCGGGCGGGGCGTACGGGGCCGAGGCGGTGCCTGCGCCGCTGGTGCGGGCGCAGGTGGAGGGGCTCCTCGCCGGCCGCGGCGTGCCGGTGAAGGCGGTGAAGACCGGCATGCTCGCCACCGCCGAGATCGCCGCCGCGGTGGCGGAGCTGCTCGCGACCGGCCGGCTCGCCCGCGCGCCCCTGGTGGTGGACCCGGTGCTGGCCGCCTCCTCCGGCCTGGCCCTCTTCGACGCGGGGGGTGCCTCGCCGGCGGAGGCGCTCGCGCCGCTCCTCCGGCGCGCGGCGGTGGTGACGCCGAACTGGCCGGAGCTGGAGGCGCTGTGCGGAGCCGCGCTCGACGGCGACGACGCGGCGGTGGAGGCGGCGCGCGGGCTCGGCGCGCGCGCGGTGCTGGTGAAGGGCGGCCACCGCCCGGGCCCGCCGGTCGACCTGCTGGTGACGCAGCGTGCGGTGCTGCGCCTCGCCGGGCGCCGCCGCCCCGGCACCGCCCGCGGGACCGGCTGCCGCCTCGCCTCGGCGCTGGCGGGCCTGCTCGCGCAGGGCGCCTCGCTGCCGGAGGCGGCGCGCGGCGCGAAGCGGGTGGTGGAGCGGTACCTCGATCGGGTGCGGTAG
- a CDS encoding methyl-accepting chemotaxis protein, protein MFAQTRISTRIVSALALVFGLVIALAAVSQVNTTALSAIVDNYGGRKLPGTSALWSIRQAETAVRANLALLVLPGVRDEVRADAEKRVATALARIAKGEQDYQALPHGAKTSALWREYQPLAAAWRRDCAAARGVVERQRAGGAAQAADTAVLQAYEKLIASSAPLQDVVNELIEQTAVDAAALHAESERAERAIALALWGTSALIAALFAAIAVWLVRSIAGAIRRVLAEARTLEEAVQAGALDVRGEPAAVGPEFRPVVVGINGILDAFARPLRLTAEYVDRISKGDLPPPIAEPQRGEFELMKENLNACIAAVKALVQDVDGLAQGAIAGELSRRADPARHRGDFRKVVEGVNGTLDAVTKPLDEAAGTLQRLAHRDLEARVTGAYRGEHARIAEALNATAQALHDALAQVAGAVSHVSSASAQIASTSEALASGASEQASSIEESTAGLESMSSTMKQVADGAQQASALAATAKGAAGEGTAAMEQMGGAMLKIKAAAEGTAQIIKDINEIAFQTNLLALNAAVEAARAGDAGRGFAVVAEEVRSLALRSKQAASKTDELIGQSVKEAAHGETTARQVGDKLGEILATVEQVTELTAALAAALQEQTAGVDQINRAMGQMSTIVQQNAASSEESSSAAAELSGQAEELAALVATFRLEAPAAIPAAGGAAAGRRARPAPAARA, encoded by the coding sequence ATGTTCGCGCAGACCAGGATCTCCACCCGGATCGTGAGCGCGCTGGCGCTGGTCTTCGGCCTCGTGATCGCGCTCGCCGCGGTGAGCCAGGTGAACACCACTGCCCTGAGCGCCATCGTCGACAACTACGGCGGCCGCAAGCTGCCCGGGACGAGCGCCCTCTGGTCGATTCGCCAGGCCGAGACCGCCGTCCGGGCCAACCTGGCCCTCCTCGTGCTCCCAGGCGTGAGGGACGAGGTGCGCGCGGACGCCGAGAAGCGCGTCGCGACCGCCCTGGCGCGCATCGCGAAGGGCGAGCAGGACTACCAGGCGCTGCCGCACGGCGCCAAGACGTCGGCGCTCTGGCGCGAGTACCAGCCGCTCGCCGCCGCCTGGCGGCGCGACTGCGCCGCGGCGCGCGGCGTCGTCGAGCGCCAGCGGGCGGGAGGCGCGGCGCAGGCGGCGGACACCGCGGTGCTCCAGGCCTACGAGAAGCTCATCGCCTCCTCGGCGCCGCTCCAGGACGTGGTGAACGAGCTCATCGAGCAGACCGCCGTGGACGCGGCGGCGCTCCACGCGGAGTCCGAGCGGGCCGAGCGCGCCATCGCCCTCGCGCTGTGGGGCACCTCGGCGTTGATCGCGGCGCTCTTCGCGGCCATCGCGGTGTGGCTCGTCCGGTCGATCGCTGGCGCCATCCGCCGGGTGCTGGCGGAGGCGCGGACGCTGGAGGAGGCGGTGCAGGCCGGCGCGCTCGACGTCCGGGGCGAGCCCGCCGCCGTCGGCCCCGAGTTCCGGCCGGTCGTGGTCGGGATCAACGGCATCCTGGACGCCTTCGCGAGGCCGCTGCGGCTCACCGCCGAGTACGTGGACCGGATCTCGAAGGGCGACCTCCCGCCTCCGATCGCCGAGCCTCAGCGGGGCGAGTTCGAGTTGATGAAGGAGAACCTCAACGCCTGCATCGCCGCGGTGAAGGCGCTGGTGCAGGACGTGGACGGGCTCGCGCAGGGCGCCATCGCCGGGGAGCTGTCGAGGCGCGCCGACCCCGCGCGGCACCGCGGCGACTTCCGCAAGGTCGTGGAGGGCGTGAACGGCACGCTCGACGCGGTGACGAAGCCGCTCGACGAGGCCGCCGGGACGCTGCAGCGCCTGGCGCACCGCGACCTCGAGGCGCGCGTGACCGGCGCGTATCGCGGCGAGCACGCCCGGATCGCCGAGGCGCTGAACGCCACCGCCCAGGCGCTGCACGACGCGCTGGCGCAGGTGGCGGGGGCCGTGAGCCACGTCTCCTCGGCCTCCGCCCAGATCGCCTCCACGAGCGAGGCGCTGGCGAGCGGCGCCTCCGAGCAGGCGAGCTCGATCGAGGAGTCCACCGCCGGCCTCGAGTCGATGTCGAGCACGATGAAGCAGGTCGCCGACGGCGCCCAGCAGGCGTCGGCGCTCGCGGCCACCGCGAAGGGCGCCGCCGGCGAAGGCACCGCCGCCATGGAGCAGATGGGTGGCGCGATGCTGAAGATCAAGGCGGCGGCCGAGGGCACCGCTCAGATCATCAAGGACATCAACGAGATCGCCTTCCAGACCAACCTGCTCGCGCTCAACGCCGCGGTCGAGGCGGCGCGCGCGGGTGACGCCGGCCGCGGCTTCGCGGTGGTCGCCGAGGAGGTGCGCTCCCTGGCGCTCCGCTCCAAGCAGGCCGCGAGCAAGACGGACGAGCTCATCGGGCAGTCCGTGAAGGAGGCGGCGCACGGGGAGACCACGGCGCGCCAGGTCGGCGACAAGCTCGGCGAGATCCTCGCCACCGTCGAGCAGGTCACCGAGCTCACGGCCGCGCTGGCCGCCGCGCTCCAGGAGCAGACCGCGGGGGTCGATCAGATCAACCGGGCGATGGGCCAGATGAGCACCATCGTCCAGCAGAACGCCGCCAGCTCCGAGGAGTCGTCCTCGGCGGCGGCCGAGCTGTCCGGTCAGGCGGAGGAGCTCGCCGCGCTGGTGGCCACCTTCCGGCTGGAGGCGCCTGCGGCGATCCCCGCGGCGGGAGGCGCCGCCGCGGGCCGGCGCGCGCGCCCGGCGCCGGCGGCCCGCGCCTGA
- the dnaB gene encoding replicative DNA helicase, which yields MNDSEPLRRGGAAPALQLRPSRDLPHNLEAEQAVLGALLIEETAFDLVADRLKPEDFYLQAHQLAFQTCAELAQEKQAIDPVLLHQRLEAKGLLGAAVPRDLPFALAKGLGTAVNVRHYAAIVAELARVRRVQLVAQAVLARGYEAGANVQEFLETSQQEIFAAAQGGTTETLRLIQEPLVKAIETIDATQARVRAGESTLTGVPTGIQALDQKLLGLQKGALIVLAARPSVGKTAFALNIGTYAATKAQKRVAIFSLEMPSEQLAMRILAAEAKLDFWRMTQGLLQQSDWDRIMQHGDRIGGSRIWLDDNFVLSPVELRAKCRKIKREGGLDLVIVDYLQLMNVSGAQSREQEIAIISRSLKSLAKELEVPILALSQLNRGVEKRKGEPPMLSDLRESGAIEQDADVVMFLHRPGDEKDQDGAGPAKADVQEIELHIAKQRQGPTGVVELVFFKTNTYFAEKQRGG from the coding sequence ATGAACGACTCCGAGCCCCTGCGACGCGGCGGCGCCGCGCCCGCGTTGCAGCTCCGCCCCTCGCGCGATCTCCCTCACAACCTCGAGGCCGAGCAGGCGGTGCTGGGGGCGCTCCTCATCGAGGAGACCGCCTTCGACCTCGTCGCCGACCGGCTGAAGCCCGAGGACTTCTACCTCCAGGCGCACCAGCTCGCCTTCCAGACCTGCGCCGAGCTCGCGCAGGAGAAGCAGGCCATCGACCCGGTGCTGCTGCACCAGCGGCTCGAGGCGAAGGGGCTGCTCGGGGCGGCCGTCCCGCGCGACCTGCCCTTCGCGCTGGCGAAGGGGCTCGGCACCGCCGTCAACGTCCGGCACTACGCCGCCATCGTGGCGGAGCTGGCGCGGGTGCGCCGGGTGCAGCTCGTGGCGCAGGCGGTGCTCGCGCGCGGCTACGAGGCGGGCGCGAACGTCCAGGAGTTCCTCGAGACCTCGCAGCAGGAGATCTTCGCCGCCGCCCAGGGCGGCACCACCGAGACCCTGCGGCTCATCCAGGAGCCGCTCGTCAAGGCGATCGAGACCATCGACGCCACCCAGGCGCGGGTGCGCGCCGGCGAGAGCACGCTCACCGGCGTCCCCACCGGCATCCAGGCGCTCGACCAGAAGCTGCTCGGGCTGCAGAAGGGCGCGCTCATCGTGCTCGCCGCCCGCCCCTCGGTCGGCAAGACCGCCTTCGCGCTCAACATCGGCACCTACGCCGCGACCAAGGCGCAGAAGCGGGTCGCCATCTTCTCGCTCGAGATGCCGTCCGAGCAGCTCGCCATGCGCATCCTGGCCGCCGAGGCGAAGCTCGACTTCTGGCGCATGACGCAGGGCCTGCTGCAGCAGAGCGACTGGGACCGCATCATGCAGCACGGCGACCGCATCGGCGGCTCGCGCATCTGGCTCGACGACAACTTCGTCCTCTCGCCGGTCGAGCTGCGCGCCAAGTGCCGCAAGATCAAGCGCGAGGGCGGCCTCGACCTCGTCATCGTCGACTACCTCCAGCTCATGAACGTCTCGGGCGCGCAGTCGCGCGAGCAGGAGATCGCCATCATCAGCCGCTCGCTGAAGAGCCTGGCGAAGGAGCTGGAGGTGCCCATCCTGGCGCTCTCCCAGCTCAACCGCGGCGTCGAGAAGCGCAAGGGCGAGCCGCCCATGCTCTCCGACCTGCGCGAGTCGGGCGCCATCGAGCAGGACGCCGACGTGGTCATGTTCCTGCACCGCCCCGGCGACGAGAAGGACCAGGACGGCGCCGGGCCGGCCAAGGCCGACGTGCAGGAGATCGAGCTGCACATCGCGAAGCAGCGCCAGGGCCCGACCGGCGTGGTGGAGCTCGTCTTCTTCAAGACGAACACCTACTTCGCCGAGAAGCAGCGCGGCGGGTGA